One region of Oryza sativa Japonica Group chromosome 10, ASM3414082v1 genomic DNA includes:
- the LOC4348255 gene encoding uncharacterized protein yields the protein MAPQLQGCYAVSSWPRLPRLPPWPCASHAQRRRVLRLLPPRRRCAGAVRVVAEAGPALAIDRVAEEADVRFPGDVEGVPGQQQQREEEEDAVDERERLRRMRISKANKGNTPWNKGRKHTPETLQRIRERTRIAMQDPKVKKKLMHLGHAQSEETRIKISMGVRRGWNLRLQKLMIQDGCFVEWRDMIADAARKGFAGGISLQWNSYKILTEQMRQEWLEKVQKRRSMPRPTGNRRAPKSPEQRRKIAEAIAAKWLDKEYRERVCSGIASYHGTSSGTKVPRKPRSAREPGSKRDTVKKKPIQSRSAGLEDACGTTPTVKRKKSATPYKDPMAGEKLEMITKIRAQRAALEIEKKEAIKRARSLIAEAEKAANALETVASTSPFAQASLIEARKLVTEARLSLQHVDDEGPADSASDDASQDSGASDLHNHDMANQNDVIKQENKPVNGMELPPSNVNGRDFYFDVSTLTETDHLRDYQRIENSMERAYLLPSASSAIQDVNENHRMKDFNAHQLMVNDESITIDQIASEVAEIYPDEPQEDDTLPVQKSKMRWVRGRLVEVEE from the exons ATGGCGCCGCAGCTGCAGGGCTGCTACGCGGTCTCGTCCTGGCCCCGGCTCCCGCGGCTGCCCCCGTGGCCCTGCGCCTCCcacgcgcagcggcggcgggtgctgcgcctcctgccgccgcggcgccgctgcGCCGGTGCGGTCCGGGTGGTCGCGGAGGCTGGCCCGGCCCTGGCAATAGACCGcgtcgcggaggaggcggacgtGCGGTTTCCGGGGGATGTGGAGGGGGTTCcgggccagcagcagcagcgggaggaggaggaggatgcagTGGATGAGAGGGAGAGGTTGAGGCGGATGCGGATCTCGAAGGCGAACAAGGGGAACACGCCGTGGAACAAGGGCAGGAAGCACACCCCAG AGACGCTGCAGAGGATTCGGGAGAGAACCAGGATTGCGATGCAGGATCCCAAG GTTAAGAAAAAGTTGATGCATCTGGGACATGCACAGAG CGAAGAGACAAGAATAAAGATATCCATGGGAGTGAGGCGAGGATGGAACTTGCGTTTACAGAAATTAATGATCCAGGATGGTTGCTTTGTGGAGTGGAGAGACATGATAGCAGATGCTGCTAGGAAGGGCTTTGCTGGTGGAATATCCCTACAATGGAATTCATATAAAATCTTGACTGAGCAGATGCGGCAGGAGTGGTTGGAaaaagtccagaaaagaagatcaaTGCCTCGGCCAACAGGTAATCGACGAGCACCAAAATCTCCAGAGCAGCGGAGAAAAATTGCAGAAGCCATTGCTGCGAAGTGGCTAGATAAG GAATACCGTGAACGTGTATGCAGTGGAATTGCTAGCTACCATGGAACATCTTCTGGAACTAAAGTACCACGAAAGCCAAGATCTGCCAGAGAACCTGGTTCAAAGAGAGATACTGTGAAAAAGAAACCTATTCAATCCAGATCAGCTGGATTGGAGGATGCATGTGGAACGACTCCCACAGTTAAGAGAAAGAAAAGTGCAACTCCTTACAAAGATCCAATGGCTGGTGAAAAACTAGAGATGATAACAAAGATTCGAGCTCAAAGGGCAGCCctagaaatagaaaagaaagaagctattaaaaggGCTAG GTCACTGATTGCAGAAGCTGAGAAGGCTGCAAATGCTCTGGAGACTGTTGCTTCCACAAGCCCTTTTGCTCAAGCATCACTTATAGAAGCTAGAAAGCTTGTTACAGAGGCTAGATTATCACTTCAACACGTTGATGATGAAGGGCCTGCAGATAGTGCTTCTGATGATGCATCACAAGACTCAGGTGCGTCTGATTTGCACAATCACGACATGGCAAATCAAAATGACGTGATCAAGCAAGAGAATAAACCAGTCAATGGGATGGAGCTTCCTCCAAGCAATGTTAATGGCAGAGATTTCTATTTTGACGTGTCGACTCTCACTGAAACAGATCACCTTAGAGATTATCAGAGAATAGAAAATTCTATGGAAAGAGCCTATCTGCTTCCTTCCGCTTCTTCAGCTATTCAAGACGTGAACGAAAATCACAGGATGAAAGATTTTAACGCACATCAATTAATGGTTAATGATGAATCAATAACAATTGACCAAATTGCATCTGAAGTAGCAGAAATTTATCCTGACGAGCCACAGGAGGATGACACGCTACCTGTGCAGAAGTCTAAAATGAGGTGGGTACGTGGGCGACTAGTTGAAGTGGAAGAATAA